The region CACAGAAACTCCATACCAGAATTTCTCAGAAAGAGGCAAGATTTCAGAACCCAGAATGGAGATGTTTGAACGGAGAGTTTCACCTGCTACCTGAAGCAGGTCACGCTTGAGAGTAACCCCCAGTTTCCCTTCTGAATCTTCCTCCCTCATGGCAGAAAAATAGGCCTTTTCATCAAAGGCTCTCTGTGTTCTCAGTGTCCTGAGGACTCTGTATTTTGCAGAGTTTCTTGCTTGTTTTTTGTTTGAGAGAAGAAGTGCTGCACTTCCCATCCTGAAAAGGCAATTGATCAGTAACTTGGAGGGTTCTTTACCTGAATACCAACCTGTTGATAGAATCTCTGTGCTGAGAATGACAACATTGGAGTTTTTGTGAACTCTGAGAAGATTCTGTGCTAGATCAATGCAGAGTGCACTTGCACTGCACCCCATGCCAGAGATGTTGTAGCTCTTGGTGTCACTTCTCATGGAGTATTTGTTGATGACAATGGAGGTTAGAGAAGGGGAAGGACAAAAGCCACTGCAATTTATGATGAGAATGTCAATTTCATGTGGTGAGGTTTTGGTTTTTGCTAGGAGATCATCCATGATGGGAAACAGAACCATGTGAACCTCTTTGATGGATTCAgcttggtgggtttttggaggGATGTGGTGTAAGGCAGGGGGGAGACATGTCTCTTCACTCTGCCCTGAAGAGTGGAGCACTTTGGACATGAAAGCTAAGCTTTCAGTGTCAAAAATCTCAAACTGGGAAGCATGTTCAAGAAATGTTGCAAAAGGCACCCTGCAATGGCTTGGTGGTTTCAGACATGAGAAATCCACAAGGTAAATAGGAGAGGCCTTTGAGAGGAAGTGCTTTAGAAGGTAACAGAGGAGGGGAAAACAGAGTAGCAGAAAATGGAACATTAGTTCCCATTTTTGCAGAAGTAAAAACACTTCAGCAGATGCTACAAGCAAGAAGGCACAAGCCCTTAAAAATCCCAAGAGTTTTGAAATGAGATGGGTTGATAAGAGAGTGGTGGACTGGTGAGGAGTGGTTGCATGGAAGGGAGGGACATCATGGTTTTGCTTGGAAATGGCTTCCATTATAGTACTACTACTATGGTGATTATTTTTGAAGGAGCGGTGGTGAGTCTATAAGGTTGAAGTAGAGCTATAAATAGATGTCTTGAAGGTAAATAAGAAATTAAAGCCTCTGACAAGGGTGACTTATCAGTGCCTCCTGGGGTTGCAGTTACTGGTGAGGATCTCAGTAGAGTTATTGACCTCATAAAAAGAATCAATGTTTCTgtttttcatatttatatttgatATTGATATGCCCAGTGGAAGAATtagtttttgaatttaaaatttcacttgtatattagttttacccattggattggattggatggaAAGACATTTTCTGGATTCAACAACCTGCTGGATAATTATATTGCAAAGTCAAACTTGAATTCCCTTTCAAACAAATTCTAGTTTTATTTGATAACTAGCAACTACACATACAACTAGTTTTATCATTTAATATTACTGATTTTACTCTATATTTATCCTAGTCTGGTTTCTTAGCACTGAGACTAATCCTTTAAAAACGTGAAGAGTATATTAAGTATGAGTAAACTTCTCTCAACAATTTTCAAACATTTAAATATTACTTATCCAACTAGAGTCattcaaaatattttctaaGTAGTAGTAGTATTGTTCAATGATTAAAAAGACCAAACTAGCCTTTTACTAGTTTCTTTGACATTGTGACATTGACATTGAAAAAGTGCGTGAATCAATGTGATTGGTTGGGGAGAGGAAATCACAATCCAGTTCTAAATTCTATGTATGGAAGCAAAGTAGTTGTGTCACCTGATTCATTAATGAGTTGCtgacattttaaaatttacagCAAAGGGGGTTTGCAGCGTTTCTCATGGCTTTGAGTTCAGATTCATGCAGATATAGCAACAGAGGATGAGAAATTCCAACTGCACGTTGGGATGGTTGAAGTAATTGCAGCTTATATCATCAATTTGTTCCTGTTTTAGGACTATGTCTATAAAGCATAGTTCGGCCATACATAAATATAACAACACGTAGAGGGGTGCTCCTATTATTTCAAGGACCATAAATTAGGCTCAGAAACTGCTTCTATTGTTTCAAGGACCACAAATTTGGTTCAGAAACTGAGGGCCTGTTTGAtagcagttttagttttcagtttttaaaatagttttcataaataattcttaaaaacagttttcagaaaaagaaaacagtttgaatgacatgttttcgaacatttagaaaactgatatctgaaaaataaaaactgaaactgaaaacatcttttacctgttttggttttttagttttaaaaactgaaaatgaaaactgtttttaaaaactgtttttgaaaacaggtcttatcaaacaagttttcaactgaaaactgttttggaaACAGTTATGAAGTTATCAAACAGTCCCTGAGTTTCCCTCTTCAGAACCTCCACAAAGACAATTGGTTTGGTAAGACATtcgtgtttatttttttttggtcaaacatTGTTGTATTAAAAGTGAACAGGCCCAAAGGCCGAGCCCACAAAGGGAGAAACAAGGCCGGGGAAAAGCACCCAGCAAACAAAGCAAATTACAAGTCAACATGACCAAGATTCAAAGTAGACAAAGCAGACAACAGTACAATGGCCTAGGAACTAGTGGAATTGAAAGCAAATTAAACAAGGTTGTCTATGGGATTGGGAATTTGGATAAACAATTTAGATTAGTTTTTCTATTGGGCCAGGCCTGGGCATTTCATCAGAATAGATAAGGTTAACATAAGTTttatttttgacaaaaaaaaacaatcatcattttttttttggaaatataACTATTCATATGTTATTTATCAAATAGCTTAAACTTTTGGGGAAAATTGGTTCTTGACATGTTATTATAGTCTCTATGGCTGTGAGTTTTCCATGATCATGATGAAAACAGATTAAGTCAAGTTTGGCATCGCGCTCCAGCTGATTTTGTAAAGCTCAGTGTTGATGGGAGTTTATAGAGCTGATTTTGTAAACACACCTATTTTTTTAGATATGAGATGTCCACAAAGTGCGCACATAGCTGTGAAGTGTGTGCATGATCTTCCTGTTATCCTGTAGATTCTTGAGTGCATTGACagcatcttcttcctctcaaatGAAGTTAAAGATTATCCACACCTAACACAATTCATGAGCACCATTCCAAATGCTAATTAAGTATGCGTGTGACTTAAATAGCATGCATATGAGTATATATCAAGACTCAAGAGATAGTAGATCTTATCTATATATGATTGtggattttataaaaaaaatccagcACTCCACAGTGTCTGTGTCTGCAATAAAACAATATACATTAGTTACAATCCGCGCATTCGACACTACATTTGATTTCTTTCCAACAAATAAGAGGAGTAGTAACAAgatacttttattttttctcaaagTATTACAATCGGTAATCATGAGATTAATTTTTCCGAAACATGGAGATTGCACTAAATCCATACGCATTGCTCAaggattgaatcttgaattAGATGCTTAAAGAATTTATCTAACAATTGTCCTAAACCTTGTTGTTGATTAACAAAATACTCGATCTATTCAATGTATTTTCTCACACACTCGTTAATATTGGTATAATTACAAAATAATCGACATATTTCTCTCCTTTATTACTAAATGTGttggtttttaaaaattaaatcaatcaTATTAAAATgtgttaaaaaaatatgttgctAGTATTTGAGTTGGTGATGCTCTTCATTTCATATGTTAACACTTTCAAAAATCAAATACTATTTCTTTTTGTCTAATTAATTAATAGGTGAATACAATCAACAACAGAGGCAAAAACATCTACTATACCAAGTGGAGTTAGTTATtccaacaatttttttaaaggatTTCAATGTATTTATATtcactttttctttcatttaattTCCACTTAGTTTATCTTCCTATTCCTCTTTTATTTTAGTCTAGTGCGACTGTGCGAGTGAATTCTGGATCTCAAGAACACGTTTTCCTTTTTCAAaagtcaaaactcaaacccGATATATATTATACTTAGTAAACAAAATCTAATTAAATGAGGTGTCTGCTGTGGTGCCTCCTTCCAGATGAGGGTGTGGTGCTTCTGTCTGTTTGGACCAATAGGAATGTgtcatgtattaaatgaggttttttgtttttttgttttgaaatgattttaaattgtgggaaaatattatcaaaaaatacagtttaaaataaaataaagttatgTATATTGCTATCTGGTCCCTCACTAATTCAGTTACCATAGTAAAAGCAACTTTTTTAACATTTCAGAATTGAAGTTACATGACTATTCATTTTCCCtgttttgaaaattgaaacatTACATTCATTGTTCATCAACACTCTTCATTCCCTATAGAGGAACGTTCCAGAGAAaataaagagagagagagcggtTTTACAATTGAATAAAAGAATAGTAACAGCAGCACAAAAGAAACCCAGTTGCGCTGCAAGCAACCAGAAGGGAGATGAAAATTCACCAGCAGCGCTCTCCTGATTTCCCACCAAATACACTCTAGACTGAGTGCAACCCAGCAGCTGATTTTCgacaagagaagagagataCACCCAGGGGAAAATCAATCACAGAAGAGCAACACCAGTGACCCTCACAGAAATAGTTCCAGGCCAAGCAAACAACCCCTTTCACAAAATACCCCCCATCAACCTTTCACATACTGGTTGCAAATGGTTACTGATGCCAAAACGCACCCAGTATTAACCACCGTTTAATAAGCAGAAGAAGTGAAATCCTTTCTTTTGCAGCGAAGCTATTTCCAAGATCTAAATTTTATCTGATCAACCACCGTTTCAACACTTAGAGCTTTGGCCTTGAAGATTATATCATTCCTATGCAGCCAAATCGCAGTCAACATGTCATGCCTATGGTGAACCCTAAAAAACGAAATTTGAAATCTCATTGACTCTGAAGATAAAACCCTAAACCAAtccagatttttttttgaaatctaatTGACTGCAAAGGTAAAACCCTAAACACCAACAACACACAAAACACAAATCAGCTTTTCAATATGAGGACGATATTAACACAATTCCAAATGAATCGGCTTTTCGATGCCAAATTGATGGaagataatttttaaaaacactcCTTGAGATGTTGATTCTTAACCCGTGAAAGAAAACGCAACTGGAGGCTGAAATAAGGGGGATTCCTGCGATCGTCGTATTCAAATCCAAATAACAGAGCAATAAGGGCAACACGAATTGGGAAGAGGGAGAGGTTGAAGATTAGTCGTTGGATGAGTTCCTGCTCACTCTATGGGATAAACATGAGTACAGTGGTTGAAGATGAGTGGAAGAgagagaggttgaagatgaGTCATTTCAATCTTCTGTGATGGTAAAATCAGAATTTTACCAAAGCCAACTTTCAAACAATTGCTAAGAGGCCCttccttttttaattttagaaataTTTTCGAATTATTTGAAAAAGGGTAAAAATAGATGGAAATTTAAAAATTAGATATAATAGTGGCCACATGTCACTTTCCTATTTGACAGACCACATAGAGGCACCACACCCACATTATGGCACAGGCACCATAGAATTCACCATTAAATGAACACGTGAACTTCTAATTTCTCACAATAAAGTAAAAGCCACGTGAATTAGCACTTTTAGCCTTTGAGAAGTGTTTGGGAACATAAATATTAACCCGTGAATCATTGGAACGCACCTAATGTACGATGACGACAACTCGAAGAGTTGGAACCAACCAAAGTGCATATCACAATGCAATCTTTACTGTCTTAAGTCCATAGTTccattaataatattttgtctCCATCCCCAAACATTCATTTTCTTCCACTTACATAAACAAGAAGAATTGAAGAACAATCAAAAGTATCATGGCTAGGCTATGTCACTCTTCTTTCTTAATCACAACACTATTACTCCAGTTTTTCAGCTTCTGCATTTCTTGGCATGAGCAAGTAGTACCAACACCCCCATTACCAATTCTCCCACTACCAACATTTTCCCAGTTGAAATGGCAACAAAGGGAGATCATAATGTTCCTTCATTTTGGTGTCAACACATTCTCAGACAGAGAATGGGGCACAGGCCATGAAAGCCCAGCAATTTTCAACCCAACGGGCCTCAGCACAGCCCAGTGGGCCAATGTGGCAGCAGAGGCAGGAATTTCACTAATGATATTAACTGCAAAACACCATGATGGGTTCTGCCTCTGGCCTTCTAAGTACACCAAACATTCAGTCATTAGCAGCCCTTGGCAAGGTGGTAAAGGCGATGTTGTTGGAGAGTTTGTGAATGCAGCTTCTGCACAAGGAATAGATGTAGGGATCTATCTTTCACCATGGGATAGGCATGATTCTAGATATGGGCATGATTTGCTTTACAATGAATACTACATGGCTCAATTGCAAGAGCTTCTCAACAAGTGAGTTCCTATTCTGTTCTGTTTCTCTTTTGCTGTTTTGTAATTGTTTTCTTAGctgattttgcttttttttatgGATTTATTGGAtgttttgaaaaccttctataattgattccgATATAAAAAACAACTCTAGGAAAAAAACACACTCATGTGAGTTGCTTCTGAGTGTGAAAATTAACTATGAAAAAATAGAAGTGTATTTGGATCAACTTAGCAAAATTGATTTCAAACATTTGATTTGTACTTTTATGAACAAAGTTGTTTATGTAAGGTAATGTTATCAATTTTATATGTAAAATCTTAGAATTGATTATGCTTAATGTAGAAGCAACTATTTACCGTGGCAAGTACAATTGATTTTTAACTCATTTAtgtatgtttggatttctgTTGAACTTAACATAAATCAAATTTGAAGTCAGCATGTCAAAATCAGGCTTTTTATGGCCCACATTAAACTTAACATGCCAAATTCTAACTTTTTTATTGATACTTTAAGATTCATGAAATCACATTTGCTTTTGCTTTAACACCAAAACATACACAAAATCAATTTTACCGGTGCATCCAAGCATCATTTAACcagttagaattgattttaaccAACTAGATTATGCTTCACATAATCACCTTGTGTTTTAAACTTTTCAGATATCAAAATGTAAGGGAGATTTGGTTTGATGGTGCAAAGGATCCCAAGGCACAAAATGTATCATATTATTTTTCAGATTGGTTCTCTATGGTAAAGGAGTTGCAGAGTTCCATCAATATCTTCTCCGATGCTGGTCCTGATGTTAGGTGGGTGGGAGATGAAACAGGGTCTGCAGGGTACACGTGTTGGTCTACCATTAATCGAACCTCACTAGCAATTGGAAGTCCAAACATTTCAAAGTAAGTGGTGTTTCTTTTTCAAGCAACATTGCACGCCAGAAAAGATGCCACTTTTTTCATTTTGCTTTTTACACTGAACTCTATAGGGATCTTGAATGATAAGgtactaagagcatctccaacgctGGGCTCTTAGCCCAGCTGGAGGGCTTAAGAGCCGGCTCTTATTTTTTCTGTGCGTTGGAGAGAGCCTTCAAGCTCTTAGCTACAGTGCAGAGGCTCTTCTGCAAGAGCTTTTGCTTTGTGGGCTcttacattaaaaaattatcttCTCTCACATGCTCCTCATCAACTACTTTCAGAGGGAAGAAACGGtagaagggaagaagaagaacaacagaTTTGAAATAAACTACACAAGAAcataaccaaaatcaattttttttaaaaaaaaaatccaaactttacaaccaaaatcaaactgaatgataaaaaatcaaacttttacACTGCAACTGATATttacatagaaaaaaaaaatctctgaGCCTTGCATGTCCGATCTGCTTGAAAGGGATATGATCTGGAGACTTGCATGTGCGAAAAAGGGGCTTCCTTTCCCCTGATCTGATCTGGTGGCTCCGATTTGGGTGGTGGTCAGTCGATTTGGGGGCGATGAGGTGGATTTTGGCtgtggtggtgggtgtttgAGGCGGTGAGGTGGGTTGGGTTTCGGTGGGTTGGGTTTCAGTGGTGGTGAGGTTGCAGTGAGGTTGCAGGTAGAaacagagaagagaagaggggagaagaagagaagaggggagaagaagaagaagaagagaagagggtttCGAGGAGGCAGGggagaagaggggagaagaagaagaagagaagaggggagaagaagagaagagggtttCGAGGAGgcaggggagaagaagagaagaggggagaagaagaagaagaaaagaggggagaagaagaagaagagggtttcgAGGGGGAGAAACGGCTAGGGTTAGGAATTGGGGCTGAAATGGGTTTATATATAGGGTGACCGGTTGGGCAGGTCACCCTCCCGTTGTGGACCGGTTTCAGACCGGTTTTGACCGGCTGGAGCCGGTTTTTTTACTGTTTTAGGTTGTCTGACCGGTTTGGCCGGTTATCAGACCGTTTCTCTCACATTTTCAGCTTTTATACATTATATATAGTGTGCACTTCATCATTTTACACATCAATTTTTACTCCCACAAGTTCTCTCTTGTCCAAAGATTCAAACAAAATTCAAAATGGATCACCATCATTATCAACAATACTATGAATTGTTGGACGATCAAACACTTCCCACCAATGAAAGTTCTCAACCTCCGCCGGTGTTACAACAAGGAAACCAACCTTCACAGGTGTTTCGACCTACGCCGTCATTTCCTTTCgtatttattttgttaatgTAATGTATTAAGGTCTCTCTTAGGgattgttgtactctttttccttcactaggctTGTATCCCAATTGGgcttttcctagtaaggttttaatgaggctctctctctcaagtttggctctcttttatttctataattcaatacaatgtactttttttaaaatttttaagttaacatgttcaaatttaaaatttattttttaaattttttagtaaaattaattttaaattaaattagtataagtaataattaaattaatttctagttgaagtattgatatactattaaattttaaatctaaattaggtgaaaataaatatcattatttaatgttgtatggtgggacaggGTGGGACCCttgtaatagtaatttaagagctcatgcattggagcaaaatctgcttcaggctCTTAGCAGGCTCTTAAGTCTGACGTGGCAAatgaatagtgctgaatagtgtatAAGAGCTCAGATAAGAGCCCAAggcattggagttgctctaagtaCTAGTAACTGAGAAGCTTGAGTGCTAGATTTCTTTATTAGAAAGAAAGTGCAAGCTTTCACAGTTTCACCCATaaggaaaaagaggaaaaaaaaaaaaatagtaaacaaACTGCATTTCTTGTGTGAGCCTTCTTTCTGTCTTATTAGACAGTATGGGTACTAGGTAAGTCTCAAACAACCAAACTGTCATAATATTAAAAGACTCCTTTGTGCATCAAACGTGGTGGGTGCTAGGTGAGTGTTAAGAATTATTGCATGTTTAGTTTAAATACACAGCGAAAAACCACAGTGAGTCCAAAATTATGGTGCACAGTCGTAAAAGCTAAAAGAAGTTACTTTTACCCACCGTAATTTAGCTTCATTGTGTATCCAACATGCAGTTAATTCTTCAATGTCATAATCAATTTTCACGTGTTTGAATGTttcttttcataattaattatagCTCTAAAATCAATTTTCACTTAACTTCTGACAAAGCTAATCCAAATACagactaaaaaaaattgttggaaTAGGAATCCAATCACTCAAATGCAAAAAAATTATCACTTTCATAATGAAGAAATACTGATATACCTAGCTTACCTACAATATTTTTCTTATGGTTAGAGTTACTTGGTGAGTTGAGCTAACCAGCATGGGAACTTGCTTATCACAATGCAGGTATCTAAGTACTGGTGATCCAAGAGGGACAGATTGGCTACCAGCAGAA is a window of Lotus japonicus ecotype B-129 chromosome 5, LjGifu_v1.2 DNA encoding:
- the LOC130716744 gene encoding alpha-L-fucosidase 1-like, with product MARLCHSSFLITTLLLQFFSFCISWHEQVVPTPPLPILPLPTFSQLKWQQREIIMFLHFGVNTFSDREWGTGHESPAIFNPTGLSTAQWANVAAEAGISLMILTAKHHDGFCLWPSKYTKHSVISSPWQGGKGDVVGEFVNAASAQGIDVGIYLSPWDRHDSRYGHDLLYNEYYMAQLQELLNKYQNVREIWFDGAKDPKAQNVSYYFSDWFSMVKELQSSINIFSDAGPDVRWVGDETGSAGYTCWSTINRTSLAIGSPNISKYLSTGDPRGTDWLPAECDVSIRKGWFWHKSESPRKLSELLDIYYNSVGRNCVLLLNVPPNTTGLISDTDAHRLKELRSAINTIFHKNLAEDCYVKVSSQRGGNEGGFGPENMLDSDHLWSYWAPREEEEGENNDHWIEIWGKDGSLRFNVIRIQEAIGLGQRIKRHEIYVDGKLIIKGTTVGYKRLHRLDGDVNAQVVRIRIKKARAVPLISSIGLHFDPYWHSSFTVT
- the LOC130716745 gene encoding 3-ketoacyl-CoA synthase 6-like encodes the protein MEAISKQNHDVPPFHATTPHQSTTLLSTHLISKLLGFLRACAFLLVASAEVFLLLQKWELMFHFLLLCFPLLCYLLKHFLSKASPIYLVDFSCLKPPSHCRVPFATFLEHASQFEIFDTESLAFMSKVLHSSGQSEETCLPPALHHIPPKTHQAESIKEVHMVLFPIMDDLLAKTKTSPHEIDILIINCSGFCPSPSLTSIVINKYSMRSDTKSYNISGMGCSASALCIDLAQNLLRVHKNSNVVILSTEILSTGWYSGKEPSKLLINCLFRMGSAALLLSNKKQARNSAKYRVLRTLRTQRAFDEKAYFSAMREEDSEGKLGVTLKRDLLQVAGETLRSNISILGSEILPLSEKFWYGVSVIKKKFIKSEGIYVPNFKTVIQHFCLPCSGRAVIREVGKGLKLAERDIEPAMMTLYRFGNQSSSSLWYELAYLEAKERVQKGDKVWQLGMGSGPKCISVVLKCVRPLVGESKKGPWADCIHQYPIVALD